In one window of Musa acuminata AAA Group cultivar baxijiao chromosome BXJ3-2, Cavendish_Baxijiao_AAA, whole genome shotgun sequence DNA:
- the LOC103975348 gene encoding protein CYTOKININ-RESPONSIVE GATA TRANSCRIPTION FACTOR 1-like, which yields MAEGDEDQTIDRPIFAVANDTSPFSCPFLLGNPHEHGADGRGFHPPRQQLPQQETVDQSSDHWISRPTRDQDIGKTIELNWCKDEERHEWTSSEMRIMKKTTSSEDGTPRGCRQTNCSINPPADITRVCSICKTTKTPLWRGGPRGPKSLCNACGIRQRKARRAMEAAARGGGGLIRSDAPTKMRKEKKPNMRRILPFKKRCKITTASTSQKQLGVEDVEIGLSSNSAFYEVFPQDERDAATLLMALSCGLIRG from the exons ATGGCAGAGGGAGACGAAGATCAAACTATTGATCGTCCGATCTTTGCAGTAGCAAATGATACTTCTCCATTCTCATGTCCGTTTCTCTTAGGAAACCCCCATGAGCATGGAGCAGATGGCAGAGGTTTCCACCCACCCCGGCAACAGCTACCGCAACAAGAG ACCGTGGATCAGTCGAGTGATCATTGGATATCACGTCCCACCAGAGATCAAGATATCGGGAAGACGATCGAGTTGAATTGGTGCAAAGATGAAGAACGTCATGAGTGGACGTCTTCTGAGATGCGGATCATGAAGAAGACGACGAGCTCGGAAGATGGCACACCGAGGGGATGCAGGCAAACCAATTGCAGCATCAATCCTCCAGCTGATATTACCAGAGTCTGCTCCATCTGCAAGACAACAAAAACTCCTCTGTGGAGAGGTGGCCCTCGCGGCCCCAAG TCCCTTTGTAATGCTTGCGGGATAAGACAGCGGAAGGCGCGACGGGCCATGGAAGCTGCTGCCAGAGGCGGCGGAGGACTAATCCGCAGTGATGCTCCAACTAAGATGCGGAAAGAGAAGAAGCCAAACATGCGTCGAATTCTCCCATTCAAGAAGCGGTGCAAGATCACCACTGCAAGCACTTCTCAGAAGCAGCTCGGCGTGGAAGATGTCGAGATCGGTCTGAGTTCCAATTCAGCCTTCTATGAAGTGTTCCCGCAAGATGAAAGGGATGCAGCTACCTTGTTGATGGCTCTCTCTTGTGGCCTAATTCGAGGTTGA